The genomic DNA CCTTGTGTCTATGTTGAATGTGCGTAAGGTAACAAGTACATTTGTTAACCCTGGACTAACCCTCAGCTCCATAACGTCAGGACTGATAACTTTGTttcaaaccatagactgtatataaaatggacgtaacatccgtgacgtcacccattggtttgtggactgctgctcggaagccaatagtttcggatctgagcagcgccatcttggaaatttctggtgcatgccgggaaaaataaaaacacggattctacttatatgggcatcaggaggggcatgaggtgccatcctgaacctgtgaaccaatcaacctgtcaatgacgacgtagccacgccctaatgcataccctgctttatcgtcaaatataaaatcagggaggccaaaatgtccaaaatgacatcatactgcattgaagaaggctttaaactagcgattgagaccataaacacattttgaaaacgtttactgaggttagaaatcaagtgagaagttggtgaattctccattgacttgtatagagacggaagtccttttgacacttaaatagtcgccccctggtggcttttttatagaatgcagttttaagttacttccgcgttggcatcatttcagaggaccggaactcccctcCTGGTTCAAACTCATTCTAATTATAAAATCAGAACCCTGAGTTAAAATTTTAAGAATATTCACAACAGTcagatgtgtttatttaattggATAGCAAATATTTTGaggcaaaaacattttaaatcagtgtTCCAGTCTTACCAAAGTTGGTCTTGATCACAGTTTTGTCCAGTTTGGTGATGATGTTGTCCTTCACACCAGAgagatgaaacacacattcGTAACTCCTCCAGTCTTCAGGTGTGACTGATGAAAGGTTCAGGTCAACATTCATCTGGAAGGATCCATCATGGTTGGGGAGGATCTGTCCAAGTTCCACATCCTCATGaagctcctctccatctttcctccagaatATCTCGGCTCTGTCAGGGTAGAAACCTGTAGCGAAGCAGctgactggagaggagggagtcttCTGGAGGAGAGACACTGAGGGAAGGTCTGTAGGGACAGGGGGGGGGAGGTtagaaaatgaagaaacatttaaatattgagTCATGAAACTACACCAGGTCATGTGATTATACCTGTTCTCAGCAGATGGCTCTTCCCAAGGTCCAAATATCTCTTCAAAAACTCAGGGAAAAGCTGAGTAAGAACGTTTTTCCAATCTTCATTTCTGTGTCTATCACTGTCCCAGATGTGTTTGGTATCTTCAGCTTCTGGTTTTTGTGCGATCCATGTCAGTGTCTTTGGGTCAAATGCTAAGAAGTCTTCTCCATCTTGACCAAACTGAGCAAATACATTAACCTCTCCAGTCTCATCGTCCCATTCACAGCCCTCCATCCTCTGGAAGGTGTGGGCagctgagacagagacagaaagcagagtGAGATCCCACAGAGGATTACAGGTGGCTGCAGTCTATGTGAGGCTGCATTTTAGAGAAGGTCGAAAAGCATGTAGAAGAGTTACCGCTTCATCACAAGgacaacacacagaaatacaaacactcacatcAAGCAGCGATGTAAACTTTCAACCAAaacttaacatttaaacatacagATGAAGTCAAACATGATAAGAAaggcaacaaacacacaaacaagtgcCAGATTCAAATGTAGATCTTGTTCAATCTTtcagtgaatgcagcacaaAGTTACCAAATAAGCtaagtttaatattaatattgaacATCCATTTAGAAAGAGTCACATTACATGGTTAGTAATCGAGTGAGTGATATGAGGGAAGTATAGATGGATTTAACAAACATGTTAATGGAACTATATCTGTTTGCtatttgacaaaaacacaacttagCGCTTTTACATTACTTTTACTTACCTCCAGATTCCTTATAATTGTCAGTTAATGCTTTGCTCTCTTGTAGGCCTGTCAGACACCAGCCAGTGTACCACTTCAAGTGCTCTGGATCATCTTCTAGTAGTTTTTGTGCCCAGTCCAGTTTAGCTTCTACTTTCTTCCCGATGCTGTCACAGTGACCTACTGGAACTTCATCAACGAACCCAACAACCACAAAATCTGGGATGTTTTTGACTCCAGAGGACGCAGTGTATTCAAACTTCAGCGAGTTCTGCACTGTAAGAGGAAGAagttttaaggatttttaagtTCATATCCAGACTTATGACAAatacataattacatttaattacattcaaTATTTTGCCCAGCATGATTTCTAAGACATATAAAGGTAGTGACGAGCTGGTGATGAAAGTACAACATAAGAGCCTGATATTATAATTGGACTGGAAGCCGAGGAGTACAAATACTGTTCAGTTAGAAGCTTCTAGTTCAATGACATCAGTATCAAAAACTTCAACCAAGAAGGAACAAAAGCCAACTGAATTAggtcaaagtaaataaatacacgTACTTAATAAACTATATATACTTGCACAACTGTTTAAGAAAAAGTATTACATTACCTGGAGTGGCATCATggcaaaagagaagaaacaacagaatCCCCTTCATCTTGCGTTgatacactttaaaaacactttgtgGTGGAGGAAAGACTGTCAACAGTCAGTCTGAGGGCTTGGACTAAGTGGACCAACCAGTATAAAGGAAATATAGTTGTGCATCATGTGTTACCAGGAAGAGTCAATTCAATGTCTAACTCTATTTACAAGATGTTTAATAGCATGTAGTAACATGAGTAACTGTTTAAAGTCAAGAATAAAATTGATCctaaaatcagaaaaaaaagttacacaatTAAGAAAGTGTAAAAGCAGCTCAAAGATGCTCTTTAGAAGACAGAGTGCACCAGCAGGCAAAGTAAGACACATGtatctacaatatacagtacagcacaATTCATACAATTGTGGAACTTTCAAAGTGCCTGATAGAAATTCATTAATTTTAAAACTATTGAATGACTGTCCAATAAAGCTCTTTGTCTGCGCTTGTTTGCGGCTAAAGTCCAAAGCACATTGTGTTATGAAACACAGAATCTGATACATTAAACATGACACACTTATTCACCTGAAGAGCTAATAATGTTTCCAGCTGCAGTTTACCagagaattattatttttcctccttttaagCTGTGAAAGCATTACAGTAGAAATGGTCAAGATACAGTGATCATGATGTgacacagatgcacaaacaaCCACTTTAGATCATTTAGATTGATTCAACCTGGGTCATAAGTTTAGTTGATACACATGACTGCATTAGTATAGTTGTATCTCAGTTTCTCAACTTCCCACAGTAACAAGAAACCTGCTAAACTTGTTTCTATTTTCAGTTTACTTTTTCCCTCCTCATAGTTCAGATTTCTGTGTGATAAATCACATACAGACTCTCTGGATTGTTAACATATcaacatttacagaaatgtcaGTAATTATAAAAGTTAACATTACAAagtaataaaaaggaaattagGAATTAGAAAgtgttttaataaagtttaaaaacttGAATGTTAATATGGATTAATATTACATAATGGTCCCGCTGGCTCCCAAACTAGGGGTCGGGTCCCTCCAAATGCAAGGCAGGCAAAGCaaggcacatttatttgtacagcacatttcaacatcaaggcaattcaaagttctttacataaaacataaaatgcatcaggacagaatataaaagcaacacattgaaaaataaaaaatatttaaacacaattGAAAGTGTTcaaatggaaattaaattaagcttAAATAGAAGATAGATATAAACAAGAGAATataaagttacagtgcagtgtgagatgTTAACCCTAAAATTTGGATTTAATTAAAAGCAGTTGCAAACAAAAAAGTCTCCAGCCGTGACAAGAAACCTGCTAAActtgtttctatttttagatTGCTTTTTCCTCATGTGGTAAGTCAATTAATGTGGCTGTTGAAATTCATGTCTGAGTGCATGACTACAGCAAGATTTCTGGTttggtttgtggttttaaacatcaccaaCTTAAGTGGAGCGCTGACTTTTAATTGTTCTTCCTTGTCACCAAAAACAATTACTtcagttttatctttgtttatttgaataaaattcTGGCAAATTGAGTCATTCATTTGTTCAGGGCACTTACTCAGTGCTTGTATTGGTCCATAGTCCCCTGGAGATGTGTTTATGtaaatttgtgttttgtcttcaACTATGGTaggttattttgttgttttctataATCTTAGCTACTGGAAGCATGTATATGTTGAACAGAAGAGGCCCTAGAATGGTACCTTAGGGAACGCTACACGTCATTATGTATAATTACCTattgacacaaattagaccctgTCCTTTAAGTAGGATTCATCTAGTTTAGTACTGTGCCCGGAAGTCCCACCCAGTTTTCCAGTTGATCTAGTAATAAGTTGGTCGACCGTATCAAGTGCAACACTGAGATCCAGCAATACTAAGACTGAAATTCTGCCACTGTCAGTGTTTAAGCATATGTCATTGAAGACCTTAACAAAAACTGTCTCAATGCTGTGGTATAGTTGAAATCCTGACTGGAAGACATTCAAACTGTTGTTTAGTGCCAAGAAGTTGTTCAGCTGTTGGGAAATTGCTTTTTCAACGATTTTACTTAAAGATTGAAGATTTAAAAGGGGCCTAGAATAGCTCATTAGTGAAGTGTCtcagttttctcttctttaagaGGGGCTTGATGCCAACAGTTGTCAGAGCCTGTGGAAAGACACCTGAAAGAAAAGATGTGTTGACAATCTGTAGATCTGAGGCTGTGCAGTTAGAAACAGTTTTGAAAAAGCCTGTAGGCAGAATATCAAGGTAGCAGGAGGAAgatttcagatgttttacaATGCCCTCCAGGTTTTTATAGTTGATTGGATAAAATTATCTCATACTAGctgaattgattttaaatggaCACAGGGACAATACATATCCTGAACCTGATATGGAGGCACTGACTGTCTAATATTCTGAAATTTGTCAGTGAAGAAGGAGGCAAATTCATTGCATGGCATGGTGTAACGAAGTTGAGAGGCTACAGATATAGGAGGGTTGGTTTACCTGTCGACAGTACCATATAAGGCAAATGTATTATTGATTTTGGCAATGATGTCAGAAAATAACCTTGCATCCCGTTCTGAATTATAAATACAAAGCCTCTTTTTGTAGAAGACATAATGAACCTGGAGATTTCTTTTTCACCACCTGCGTTCAGCTTTTCAACCTTCTCCTTTTTCTACTCTGACCAGCGTGGCATTTCTCCATGGAGATCTAAATGACACAATAAGGGATAGATGCTTAATTTTAATTCAGCAAAGACAAGCCTCACTAGAGTGTTTCCCAGAACTTGTTCCAAACCTTTAAACACACGTATGACATAACAGGAACACCTCTTATATAGGTTTTCAGgaggattttatttattaattgaagGTAAATATAAACCATATTACAACAAATTAACACAAACATTACATTAGATAATGTAGCAGcctttctaaaaaaaattcCGGTAAgtacactgaattaaaaaaaaagaaaatacaaatatttttctaATTCTCATTTAACATTATGAACGGACTAAACTCAACGGCgacaaaactgaggtcctcctcatcggtaccagatcaaccttagcaacactcaacactttcttcATGTGCatcaacaattccactgttcctacatcccctcaggtaaagagcctgggtgtcttcctggacagcacattatcttttgaagtccacatcaataacgttactcagTCTGCATAATTCCATCGGCGTAACATCaatcgtctccgtccctcactttcaccaacctgcaccgctatcctgatAAACACaatgatcacatcccgtctagactactgtaactctctcctctttggtcttcagCGGAAATCTCTCCataaactccagctggtacagaacgcagccgctcgcatcataaccagaactccctctacTGTACATAGGCGCAGGAAGTGCggcagctgctgcagcacccCCTGGTGGCGAAGCTTTAAAACtgctatgaaaataaaatgatatctTATAAATATATCTCCGCTTCTTATTCCTGCCGCCGTGCAGGCCCAGATGGTAGCCTATATGTATATTATGATTGTGATTTATGTATGCCTATTATTATAAACAAACGAACAGTCTGCAACTTTTAAAGATTTTGCATATAGTTTGTTACTTTGTGGCACTAAATCCTTTTTAGACCGTCATGTGGTTTATTGACACTTAATCAGagtgtcatttttatttatcgAAAGTATGATTGCATTACGTTTTTctatagtttgttttatttgatgggTTTGTGATTGACGTCGAaattgcattgcattgcatttTCTGTATGTTCTTTTTACGCACTAATTGCTGTATGATAATTGCTTACACTATGTTTTATGTTACCCGCCGCCACCGTGCAGGTAGTTTATTTAATATGGTTTGTGACTTAAATAGGCTGTATCAAAAGTTATGATTATTACATTGCATTTTCAGTATCTTCATGGTTTTATAACGCACTTATTGCTGTAGTCTGTTAGGCATACACGCTGGTTTATGAAACTCCTGTCGCCGTGCAGGCATTTGATGTGCTAGTCAAAAATGCTTTTgtctgtaaaaacatttaatttgatagCCTAGTGTTAGTGCATTCAGGTCATTCTGTTGTGTGATTTGCTTATTGTTATTCATAGCCTAGGGTTACTAgtggttgttttaaaataaacacacattgccATCTAGAAAACCGATCCTGGTGCATCGAGCtcttgtttttgacattttgttttttgacattttgattatGGTTGGTTGCACTATGTTATGGTTGGTTGCACTATGTAAATATCATATTGAGATAGGCTATTTTATGTTGCGATATAGTTTATGTTCACCGTCAGCTCAGCTGTTCTTCATGCAGGGGAGGGACGAGTGATTTTTTAAACGGAGACAGAGCGATAGAGAATACAGCGTCTGCATAATACAGAGCCTGTgtaccaccaccaccccaccacAGCAACCCCTGCCGAAAATATCTCCCCGTGCgcttgtgttgttgtgttatatgtgccttgtaaggtgtccttgagtgctttgaaagacgccttttaaataaaatgcattattattaataaacatgaTGTCTATGCCTTTGTATAATACATCTGAGAgctgtgaccccccccccccaaacaatCATGTTTTACTAATTATCAATGAAAAGATGATCAATTAACAATTCCTAATGAATCATTAACTTGTAGAGACAATTCTTTGAAGTGAGAacatgtagtaaaaaaaaaaaagatcacataACCTCACAGAAGATGTATACTGTCACGTACACACAGTGAGGATATGCAATGAAGTACATCCATCAGTATAAGTTAAACTGTCATTAGTCCAACAGTTAACAATAATGTTACAATGACATTAACATTAATCATCCACATGACAAATATAGACATGAAGATGTCAAATTTATAAGCTCTGAGAAGTGTTATTGCTTTAATATGTCagtttcaatttaaaaagtgtctatCCTAATTATCatcaaaacaatacatttgataTCTGAAGATAAAAGATGCCTCACTGGAGTGACGTTGTGGCTCTTTGGTGTCTGGTAGCAGCTGCAGTGATTCATCTCCACCAAAGCTCTGAGGAAACAGCTGGACAGCAGCATCACTTCTCTCCAGATGTTGTTACTCCTGCAGAGGAGGATTCACATCAACATTAAAGCTTCTGTCAGCTCTCAGATAATCTTCACACATATCAATCTTCACTGCATCCACTGATGACCTGAAACTCATGAATCTGATCTATGAATTCACACTTTAGTTTGATGTATCCTGTGACTTTCTGATTGTTCCTGTAAGGTCACATCTCAACATTCATTAAGACAAGTTTGTTAATGTACATTTATGGTGcaaaataggataaaatataGATGTCACAGTTTCTTTATTAGTGGTCATATCATACAGTTTTTGATATCAGTCAAAAACAGCCAAACACTTTCAGTACTTTCAGATATGAGAGTATACTTTCAGTATATTCATTACAGTATTATATCAGTATACTGTAGCTAGTTTCAGGAgcagcaacagaggagagattCTTCATATAGTATCTGTTCAGTGTTGATGACATGATGAAATACTCACATGTGTTATTTAAGAGCTGCATCTTTGACTCAAGAGGGTTCAAAGGTTAAAAACTCTGAATCtttgaaagaaagataaagtgtcagtaattcaatttaaactattaactgtatttgtttttacagaGAGAGATAATCTGACAGT from Scomber scombrus chromosome 16, fScoSco1.1, whole genome shotgun sequence includes the following:
- the LOC133996802 gene encoding major histocompatibility complex class I-related gene protein-like; translated protein: MKGILLFLLFCHDATPGNVVQNSLKFEYTASSGVKNIPDFVVVGFVDEVPVGHCDSIGKKVEAKLDWAQKLLEDDPEHLKWYTGWCLTGLQESKALTDNYKESGAAHTFQRMEGCEWDDETGEVNVFAQFGQDGEDFLAFDPKTLTWIAQKPEAEDTKHIWDSDRHRNEDWKNVLTQLFPEFLKRYLDLGKSHLLRTDLPSVSLLQKTPSSPVSCFATGFYPDRAEIFWRKDGEELHEDVELGQILPNHDGSFQMNVDLNLSSVTPEDWRSYECVFHLSGVKDNIITKLDKTVIKTNFGKTGTLI